The DNA sequence GGACCCCTCGCGAACGCCGGCCACTACGGGACGGGCTGGCTGCTGGTGGCGGCCGAGTTCGGTGCGGCTTGTGTGGTCGGGGTGGCCTGGGCCGTGGGGGAGCGGGGACGATGAAGGGTTCCGGTGGGCGTCCCGGGAGTGAAGGACTTCTGACGGACGGGCGAGTCGGTGGTGTGCCGGTGGTGGGCCAGTGGGCGGGACGGGCGTTGGCCGAGGTCCTCGAGCAGGTGGCCGTCACGGCGGCCGATGTAGGCGAGGGACGGTTCCCGCTGTACGCGGATCCGGACACGGGGCAGTGGGCGACGACCGGCCGGGGTTCCTGGGCCGGCGGCTTCTGGGCCGGACTGCTGTGGCTGCGGGCCCGCCACACGGGCGCCGGAGGCGACCTGGCCGCTGCTTCCGCGTGCACGGCGCGGCTGGCCGGCTGGGTGGACGCCGACACTTCCACGCGCGGGCTGATCCTCTGGTACGGGACGGCCCTGGCCGCCGGGAACGCCGGGGCGCAGGAGCTGCGGGCGCGGGCGGCCGCCGCCTGTCTGGCCGCGATGGACGAGGAACTCGGGCTGCTGCCCTGGGGATCGGCGTTCGGCGGCCCCCGGCTGCTGGCCCGGGTGGACGGCCTGCCGGGCACGATCCCCCTGCTCGCCGCCGTCAGCCCGGCGGCCGCGGCCTCGCACCTCCAGCGCCACCTGACCCTGTGCCTCCCCGACGCCGGGACGGAGGCCTGCCGCGCCCTCGACCTCGTACCGGCCTGGTCCTACGAGGCGCAGAGGGGCTGGCTGGCCTGCGCGGAGCCGGCGCCGGGCTGGAGCCGGGGACCGGCGTGGCTGCTGCTCGCGCTGGCCGACGTACTGCACCGCCCTGCCGTCGCCGCGTGGCTGCCGGGGCACCCGCGGGCACGGGCGGAACGCCTTGCCGCCGCATGGACGGGCCCGGGGACACCCCTCGTACCGCCCGCCGACGCGGCGCGCCCGGACGGCCCGGCGGACACCTCCGCCGCGGCCATCACGGCCGTCGCGCTCCTGAAACTGTCCCTGCTTCCCGGCCCTCGGTCCGCGCGGTACGCCCACCGCGCGGCGGAGATCCTGGAGCACCTGGTCGGGCACCACCTCTCCCGGGGCCGCCTGCTGAACGGCTGCTACGACGCCGGCAAGGGGCTCGCCGTCCGCCACGAACTGGTGTGGGGCGACTTCTTCCTGGCGCTGGGACTGGCCGGACTCGCCGGGCTGGCCGACCTCCGCACCGTTTGACCGCCCCGGGCCTCACGGGAATCAGCCGGACCCGTGCGTCCGCTCCGGCCGAGGTGCCGGTCCTGCCGGTCCTGTCGGTCCTGCCGGTCCTGTCGGGAGGACACCTCCGTACCCTCCCAACACCCTCCGGGCCACCCCCGTGATGTGCAGTTCGTCGGGGCCGTCCAGGATTCGGGCCGCGCGGCCCGAGCGGTAGAGGGCGGGCAGGGGGGTGTCGGGGCCGAGGCCGGCCGCGCCGTGGATCTGGATGGCCGCGTCGGTCACCTGCTGGAGCATGCGGGCCGCGGCCACCTTCGCCAGGCCCACCTCCACGTGCGCGTCCAGCCCGGCGCTGATCCGGGCCACGGCTTCGTGGACGAGCGGCCGGGTGCTGCGCAGGGCCAGGAGCGACTCGAAGACGTGGCTCTGCACCAGCTGGTGGCCTCCGAGCGGACCGCGCGACCCGGTACGGGAGTTCACGCGCTCGCACATGAGGTCGAAGGCGCGCTGGGCCTGGCCGAGCCAGCGCAGACAGCGCAGGGTGCGGCCCAGCTGGAGCCGTTCCCCGGCGATGGCCAGGGCTCGGCCGCGTTCGCCGAGGAGGTGGTCGGCCTCCACGCGCACCCGGTCGAACTCGATCTCCCACTGGCCGGCCGCGCCCAGCACCGGCAGCTCCCGTACGACCCGGAAGCCCGGCGTCGAGGTGGGGACGACGAACAGCGACAGCCCCGTACGGTCTCCCGGCTGCCCGTCGGTGCGGGCCAGGACGGTGACCAGATCCGCCTCGGCGGCGTGCGAGGTGAACCACTTGCGGCCGCTCACGGTCCAGCTCCCGTCCGGCTGTTCCACCGCGCGCGTGGAGGTGAGGAACGGGTCGGTGCCCGGGGTGTCCGGGTCGGTCATGGCGTAACAGGCGCGCAGTTCGCCGGACGTCAGCCGGCCCGGGTACAGCGCGCGCACCCGTTCGCCGCCGTGCCGCCACAGCATCGTCGCGTCCAGCAGCGGAGCCGACCCGAGCGCGGCCGGTCCGTGGTCGCTCGCCCCCTCGGCCTCGGCGAGCCGTGCGTAGCGCGCCAGATCCAGTCCCTGGCCGCCGAGTTCCGCGGGGAGCGGCAGCGCCCACAGGCCCGCCTCCTTCGCCCCGGCCCGGAGCTCCCGCAGGGCCGCCGCCGCGGCGGGGCCGCCGGCGTCCAGCACGGGCTCGCGGGGCATCACCCGCTCCCGTACGAACTCGGCCACCCGCATCCTCAACTCCGCGTCGGCGCCCGCGTGTTCGCGCGGGTCGTTCGGGGTGCTCCCTCCGCTTTCCGTCACTCGGTTCTCCACCACTTTCCTCCAGCCCGCCGGGAACCCGTGGGAACGGCAGTCCGACTGCCTTCCCGTGGAACTGGTCGGGCGGGCCCGCCCCTTGGTTCCCGCGTACGGGATCACCTGCGGCGCCGGCCGATCGCCGGGCCCGGAGAAGAGGAGAGGCATGGCGTCACCCGCCGTCACCCAGACCGCTCGGCCGCTCGACGGGCTGCGCTTCACCACCTCGGGACCGCCCGCGCTCACCGGCCCGGTCGCCGAGCACCTGAGGGCGCTGGGGGCCGTCCCCGCGGATCCCGGGCCGGCCGAGGGGGGCGACACCGGCACGGCCCGCGTCACCTTGGCGGATGCCGCCTTCGGGGACGCCACGGGCCAGACCCCCGGGACCGGCTTCCCCGCCCGGGCGACCGCCACCATCGCCTGGCGATCGCCCACGCCGGCCACGCCGGCCACGCCGGCCACGCCGGCCACGCCGCTCACGCCTTCCGCATCGGCCACGCCGCTCACGCCTCCCGCATCGGCCACCCCCGCCGTCACCGACGAGGCCACCGCCCAAGCCGCGACCGGCATCATGGCGGTCCACGGCCGCCGCGACGGCCTGCCGCGGGGGCTCGCCGTCGACTACGCCACCGCCGCGACGGCCGTCCTCACCACGCAGGGACTGCTCGCCGCCCTGCTGGCCCGGGCCAGGGGGTGCGAGGGCGCCGCCGCGCAGCCGCACACGTACGTGGACCGGGCCGGGCTGCTGGTCGTGTCCCAGTACCTCGCCGCGAGCGGCGCCGACGAGGGCGAAGCCGCCGAACTGGCGCCCGGCGGGCCGCCCTTCACCGCGGCCGACGGCACGCTCTTCGAGCTGGAGACCCTGGATCCGGGTGCCTGGGCCGGGTTCTGGCGGGCCCTGGAGGCCCCCTCGGACGCGGTACGGGCAGGCTGGCGGCCCTTCCAGTTCCGGTACGCCACCGCGTGCGCCCCCTTCCCCGAGGCGCTGCACGCCACCACCCGGGCCCACGGCTGGCAGCGCATCCGCGACGCCGCTGCCGCCTCGGGGGCCGAGGTCTGCCGACTGCGGAGCCTGGCCGAGCGGGCCGCCGAACAGGACGGAGCCGCCCCCTGGACCCTGGCCCCGTACGGCCCCGGCGGACGTGCCCGCCCGAAAGCGCCGCCCTCCGCCCCCGGCCCCCTTGCCGGCATGACCGTCCTGGAGGCGGGCCGCCGCGTCCAGGCGCCGCTCGCCGCCCATCTGCTGGGGCTGCTCGGCGCCGAGGTGATCCGGATCGAGCCGCCGGGCGGTGACCCGCTGCGCGGCATGCCGCCCGCCTGCTCGGGCATCTCGGCCCGCTGGCTGGCCCTGAACCGGGGCAAGCGTGCCGTGGAGATCGACATCAAGTCGCCCGGCGACCGGCTGCGGCTGGCCGGGCTGGCGGCCGGAGCCGACGTGTTCCTGCACAACTGGGCCCCGGGGAAGGCCGCAGAGCTGGGCCTGGACTCCGACGACCTCGCGCGGGCGAACCCCGGGCTCGTGTACGCGTACACCGGCGGCTGGGGCACGGGCCGGATCGCCGACCCCCCGATGGGCACGGACTTCATGGTCCAGGCCCGCACCGGCGTCGGCGAGGCCGCCCGCCCCGAGGGCGAGGTGCCCGCGCCCTCCCTGATGACCCTGCTCGACGTGCTGGGCGGGCTGCTCGGCACCGAGGCCGTCCTCGCGGGGCTGCTGCTGCGCGAGCGCACCGGATGCGGGGTCCGCGTGGACTCCTCGCTGCTCGGCGCCGCCGACCTGCTCACCGCCCCGGCCCTGCGCCGGGTCCGGCGCGGGGAACGCGGCCGCAGGCCCGCGGGTTTCCGTACGCCCCTGCGCACCGCGGACGGCTGGATCGCCCCGCCCGACGCGGATGCCCGCGCGGCGGCCGTACTCGGTGGTCCGCAGGGGTTCGCGGAGCTGTCCACCGAGGACGCCCTACGAGCGCTGCGGGCCCGCGGCCTCGCCGCGACCGCGGTCACCACCGACCTTGCCGACCTGCACCACGACCCGCGCTTCGCCGGCTCGATCAGCCGCGACGCGCACGGTGCCCCCGCCGTTCCCGACCCCTGGAGCTTCGTATGACCGTCGCACTGCACGATCTGCTGCCCGTGGGCCTGCGCCGCTCGTGGGCGGTCGACGGAACCTGCCCCGACCTCGACCTCTACAGCCTCTTCCGGGCCCGCCAGATCGCCGACCTGCACCACACCGCGGTCATCGACGCCAAGGGCAAGCTCTGCTACACCGCGCTCGACCGCAAGGTCCGATGTCTGGCCACCGGCCTCGCGGAGCTCGGCGTACGACCCGGCGAGGTGGTCGGCGTCCAGCTCCCCAACGGCCGCAACGCGGTCATCGCGGACCTGGCCCTGGCCGCCCTCGGAGCGGTGGCCCTGCCCTTCCCCGTGGGCAGGGGCGGCCAGGAGGCCCGCTGCCTGCTGCGCCGGGCCGAGGCCGTGGCGGTGATCGCCGCCGTGGAGCACCGGGGCCTGCGGCACGCCGCCGAACTGCGGGACCTGGCCTCCGAACTGCCCGCGCTGCGCCATGTCATCGCGGTCGGAGGACCGGCGGGCACGGGCTCCAGCCCGTCACAGCCTGAAGGAACGATTCGGCTCGCGGATTTGCTGCGCTCGGATCCGGCCGCCTTCGTACCCGCCCGGCCCCACCCCGACAGCGCCGCCCGCATCCTGGTGTCCTCCGGCTCGGAGGCGGAGCCGAAGATGATCGCGTACTCCCACAACGCCCTCGCCGGCGGCCGCGGCAACTTCCTCGCGTCGCTCATGCCCGACGGGACGCCGCCGCGCTGCCTGTTCCTCGTACCGCTCGCGTCCGCCTTCGGCTCCAGCGGCACCGCGGTCACCCTCGCCCGGCACGGCGGAACCCTGATCGTCCTCGACCACTTCACGCCCGAGGCGGCCCTCGCGGCGGTGCGCGAGCACCGGCCCACCCACATCCTCGGGGTTCCCACGATGATCCGCATGATGCTCGACCGCCTGGAGGCGGAGGAGGCCGGGGGCGACGCCGTCCCGCTTCCCGCCCCCACCGCCCTCATCCTCGGTGGCTCCCCGCTCGACGAGACCACGGCCGAGAGCGCGAGCCGCGCCTTCGGCTGCCCGGTCGTCAACCTCTACGGTTCGGCCGACGGGGTCAACTGCCACACCGGACTGGGCGCGGCCGTCCCGGAATCCGAGGGGACGGGCATCGCCGCGGGCCGCCCCGACCCCCGCGTCGCCGAGATCCGCATCACCGACACCGAAACGCACGAGCGGCTCCCCGACGGCGCGATCGGGGAGATCATCGCGTGCGGCCCCATGACCCCCATGTGCTACGTCGCCTCCCCCGACCTGGACGCCCGGTACCGCACGCCCGAGGGCTGGGTCCGTACCGGCGACCTCGGCTTCATCGACGAGGACGGGGTCCTGCACGTCGTCGGCCGCCTCAAGGACATCGTCATCCGCGGCGGCGCCAACATCAGCCCCGCCGAGGTGGAACGGGAGCTCTCCTGCGATCCCCTCGTCCGTGACGTCGTCTGTGTCGGGATCCCCGACGAGGTGATGGGCGAGCGCCTCGCCGCCTGCGTCGTCCCCCGCGGCACGCGGCTCCCCACCCTCGACTCCCTGGCCGGACACCTCACCCTCCGCGGCCTGGAGCGCCGCAAGCACCCCGAGCACCTGCTGCTGCTGGCGGAGCTCCCGCTCACCCCGGCAGGCAAACCCGACCGCGCGGCGCTGCGCGCACGGGCCCGCGGAGCCGCGGCGACCGCGGCGACCGCCGGGATCGCCGGGACCGCCGCTCTCGCCGTCGAGGCGCCCGCCGGGGTGGGCGCGTAAGCGGGGGCGGGCGCGCAGACGAGGGCGGGGCGGCCCCGAGTGGACCGCCCCGCCCCCGCACCGCCCTTGCCCCGTCCCTAGGCCGTTTTGGCCATCGCCTTCTTCAGCTGGGCCCCCGCATTGCGGTAGACGGGCAGCAAGTCCAGGTCGGTCCCCGGGTAGTTGACGATCTGTACCTGTCGTGCGCCGGAGTCGGGCAGGACCGTACCGGTCGACATGTGCGCGTTGTCCAGTACCAGCGCCGGCTTCTTCGCCGACAGTTCGGCCAGCTGCGCCGGGGTCACCGCCTCGGGACCGTAGGTGCCCACCGTGGTGGCGCCCGCCAGCTTCGCTGACCAGGCGGTGAACACCTGGCTGACGACCGCCGGGCTCTTCCCGCCGGGCCAGGCGGCCTGCACGTCCTTCGCGACCCGCCCGTACTCGGCGTCGAAGTCCGCCGTCCACTTCGCGGCGGCGGCCTGCGTGCCGAACAGCACGCCCAGCCGGGTGACTTCGGCCTTGACCTTGTCGGCGTCGTTGTCGAGGTTCACCTCCACCAGCTCGGCCTTCGACCCGGCGGCCTCCTTGATCTTCGCGGCGTACGGCTCGAACGGCGCGTACAGCACGAAGTCGGCCCCGGCGACGGCGGCGAGGTCGGAGGGCTTGGGGTCGTAGTCCGGCGCGTGGTGCACGGACTGAGGCACGATCACCTTGACGTCCTGAGCGCCCGCGGCCTTGGCGAAGGCGCCCTCCCAGGTGGTCGTCACGACGACGACCGGCTTGCCGCCCTTGGCGGTGTCACCGCCACGCCCACTGACGGCGGGGTCGGGGTCGCTGTCGCCGCAGCCGGTCACCAGGGCCAGTGCCAGGCCCAGTGCCGTACTCAGTGCGAGGAGGGAAGTGCTGCGGACGCGGGTTCGCGGCGCCATGAGCGGATTCTCCGTTCGGGTACGAGGTGTACCGCGAGGACGAGCGCCCCCGCGGTCAGGACGAGGACGGGCCCGGGGGGCCAGTCCAGCCGGAGGGCGATGAGGAAGCCGGTCAGGTTCACGAAGACGCCGATGGCCACCGCCCACCCGGTGATCGATTTCAGTGAGGTGCCCAGCCGGCGCGCGGCCAGGGCGGGCAACAGGGTCAGTGCGTCGACCAGCAGGGCGCCGGTGAGCTTGATGGCCCCGGCGACCGCGACCGCGACGAGCACCAGCAGGACGGTGGTCAGCGCCCGCACCGGCACGCCCGAACACTGCGCCAGCTCGCGGTCGTACAGCAGCAGTGCCACCTCGCGCCGCCGCCACCAGAACAGGCCGGGCACGAGGACGGCCAGCACGCCGAGCACCACGAGATCGGCGCCGCCGACGGACAGGATCGAGCCCCACAGCAGCGCGAACGCACCCGAGGCGTTGACCCCGGAGACCGCGAGGAGCAGCAGCGCGGCGGCGATCGCCAGGCTCATCAGCAGCCCCATCGCCCCGGACAGCCCGTCCGGCGTCCGGGCCAGCGGGGCGACCCCGGCTCCGGCCAGGGCGCAGGCCACCAGCGCGCACAGCATGGGGTCCAGCCCGGTGAGCAGCCCGACGGCGATGCCCAGCAGCGCGACGTGCATCATCGCGAAGCGCACCGGCATGATGTCCAGCCCGACGATGACCACACCGATCACGGGCAGCCCGACGGCGGCCAGCAGCAGGGCGAAGCCCGCCCGCTGTACGGGGGCCAGTTGCAGCAGGGTGCCGAGGTCGGCGGCCGCGAGGGTGGCGCTCACCGGACCTCCCGCAGCCGGCCGGCGGCCATTTCCAGGACCCGGTCGCAGCGTTCCGCGAGCGCCCGGTCGTGCGTGACGACGACGAGCGTCACGGGCAGCGCGGCCAGGACGTCGGCGGCCTCGTCCTGGCCCGCGAAGTCCAGGGCGGCGGTCGGCTCGTCGGCGAGCAGGACGCCGGCCCCCGCGGCCACGCAACCGATCGCCCGGGCCAGGTACATCCGCTGCAACTGCCCGCCGGACAGGGTGTGCAGCGGCCGCCCGGTCAGCGGCCCCACCCCCAGCCGGTCGGCGGCCTCGGCGGCCGCGCGGGGGTCCCCGCTGCTGGCGAGGAGTTCGCCGCCCAGGAGCGGGAAGCGTCCGGCGGCGGGCTTCTGCGGGATCCACGCGCACGCCCGCCGCCGCCAGGCCGGGTCACCCGTCCGGCCGCCGACCAGGATCTTCCCGCTGACCTGCGGGTGCAGTCCGAGTACGGCGCGCAGCAGGGTGGTCTTGCCCGATCCGTTGGTGCCGGTCAGCGCGACGCGCTCGCCGGCGGCGATCTCCAGGTCGACGCCGGTCACGGCTTCGACCCGCCCGTGCCGGCAGCCCACCCCCTCCATCCGCACGTCCAGCCCGCCCATCCCACGCCCCTCCGCTGTCACCGGCCCGTCTCTGCGTGGAGTTGGTCGGCCGGCGGGGGCCCGCAGTTCCGGCGATCCGTGATCTGTCGCCGGCGGCCGGGCGCGGGGGCCGGACCGGTGGTGGGTTCGGTGGTGGGTTCGGTGCTGGGTTCGCGCCGTCCGGCCGGGCGGGACCGGCCATTCCGCGGCGGCGTTCCGATTTCTACAAGCGTCCCGGTCCGCCCCGGGCCATGATCACGCCGCCACCTCCCGTGGTGATCAACAGGCTCGCGACCAAAGGGAGTCGACCGCCATGTCCGAGACCGTCCGCACTCCTCGCCGCACCCCTCGCCGCGCTGCCGTCCGCGCTGCCGTCCGCAGTGCCGCCCTGCGCGGCGCCGCCCGCAGGGTCGGCGGCGGGCCCGTCCCGATGGCCCGCTCCGCCGCGATGATGCACGCGGCGATCTACGACGCGGAGTCCTCGTACCGGCTGAAGTGGCAGGGCAAGATCACCTCGGAGCCGTCCATCAAGGCGGAGAACTACGTGGGCCGGGCCGAGGGCCCGGACGAGGAGGAGCGCGTCATCGGCCGTACGGCCTACAGCATCCTCCTCGGTCTCCACGGCACCAAGCAGAGCCGCTACGCGGACCAGACGCAGTACCTCGACGCACGCTTCCGCGAGCGATTCGGCTCCGACAACCCCCCGGTCTACGTGGGGGACAACAAGCCGGGCGCCCGGCGGCCGACGAGCCACCCGGACCTGCCCGACGCCTCCCGCGACGAGGACAGCGACGCGATCAGCCCGTTCTACGGCCGGGTCAAGCCGTTCTCGCTGGCCTCCGGCTCGCAGTTCCGCCCCACCACCCTGACCCGGTACGGCTCGTACGAGGCCCATCGACCTGTGGCGCCCGTCTCGGCGGTCCGCGAGGGCGGCCTCGCCCCCCAGCGGAAGCCGCTGCTGAAGAGCCCGACGGGCGTCAACATCAGCCCCTGCTTTCTCGTGTACGTCTCCGGCCACGCCTCCTTCGGCGGCGCCTGGGCCGGGGTCATGAAGCGCTACTTCGGCAGCGACGACATCTCCTTCGATCTCACCACCGAGGAACCGCGGTCCCCGGTCAAGACCCGCCACTTCACCAGCTTCAGCGCGGCCGGCAAGGAGGACGCCGACAGCCGCATCCGGCTCGGCGTCCCCTACCCGTGGGACGCCACGGACGGCCCCGCCCTGGGCGACAAGATCGCGAACCAGGTCTTCACGACGAAACTGCGCACCCTCTGAGCCGACTGACCGGCCGGCCCGCGGACCCGACCTGACGGGCCCGACTTGACGGGCACGGCCCCACCCGGCCGGATGACGTAAGCCTTTCGTCATCCGGCCGGGCCTGGTCGCAGCCCGCGCCCGCGCGTTGAATGCCCATGACGGCCGGACGGGCCGACCGCGAGGAAGGGCACGCCCAGTGACGCAGCACCCGACGCCGAACCAGCCGCAGCACCCGACGCCGAACGAGTCGCGGAGCGCGCCGCGGACCTCGGCGAAGAGGAAGCGGGGCGGACGCCGGCTCCTGGCCTTCCTCGCCCTCCCGGCGGCCCTCCTGCTGGGCTTCGGCCTGTACTGGTTCCAGCCGTGGAAGCTCTGGCAGGACGCCACGGTCCACGAGTCCCTCCCGGCGGCGGCCCCCTCCGCTGCCGCACCGGCGCCGACCCGCTCGCCCGCCGCCCCGCGGACCCTCGCCCAGGGCACGCTGATCAGCCACGAGCACACCACCACGGGCACCGCGAAGCTCATCCGGCTCCCGGACGGCTCCCACACCCTGCGCCTGGAGAACCTCGACACCAGCAACGGCCCCGACCTGCGGGTCTGGCTGACGGACGCCCCGGTGAAGGAGGGCACGGCGGGCTGGCGGGTGTTCGACGACGGCAAGTACGTCAGCCTGGGCAAGCTCAAGGGCAACAAGGGCGACCAGAACTACGCGATCCCGGCCGATGTGAACCCGTCCGACTACGGCAGCATCACCATCTGGTGCGACCGCTTCGACGTCTCCTTCGGCGCGGCGGCCCTCACGAGCGCGTGACCCGCGACCGCGCGGCGACAAGATGGCCCGCATGACGCCCCCCGAGACCCCCGCGACCCCCGCGACCCCCGCGACCCCCGAGACCCCCGAGACCCCCGCGACTCCCGAGACCCCGATGGACACCGTCACACTGGAGCGCCGCATCGCGGCCCGCCCCGAAACCCTCTTCGCCTTCCTCACCGACCGGGAGAAGTGGCTGTCCTGGATGGGCACCGACGGTACGTTCGCGTTCGAGCCCGGAGGCTCGTACCGCACCCGCGTCACCGGGGAGAACGTGGCGTCCGGCCGCTTCCTGACGGTCCGCCCGCCCGAGCGGCTCGTCTTCACCTGGGGCTGGGAGGAGGACGGTACGCCCGTCGGGGCGGGCTCCACCACGGTGGAGATCACCCTCGAAGCCACGGCCCGGGGCACCCTGCTCCACCTGATCCACAGCGGCCTGCCCACCTCGGAGGCGTGCGAGGCGCACGCGGAGGGCTGGCAGCACTACGTCGACCGCCTCGCACTGCGCGCCGAAGGCGGCGACCCGGGCCCGGACCCGTGGACGCGGCACCCCGCGAGCTGACCGCCCCGGCCCCGTCAGGAACCCGCGCGAAGCTCGCCGGTGAGGGTTCCGTGCATACGGGCGCTGTCCTCGTTCAGCCCCGTGATCTCCACGCTCTTGCCGCGCCGGCGGTACCTCTCCTCGATGGCGTCGAGCGCCGCGACTGAGGACGCGTCCCAGATGTGCGCGCCGGAGAGGTCGATGACGACCGTGCCGGGGTCGCCCGCATAGTCGAACAGCCCGACCAGATCGTTGGACGAGGCGAAGAACAGCGCGCCGGTCACCGAGTACACCACCATGCCCCCGTCGGGGTCGGTGACGGTGGTGACGTTCACGAGGTGCGCGACCCGCTTGGCGAAGACGACCATCGCGGTGACCGACCCGGCGACGACGCCGACGGCGAGGTTGTGGGTGGCGACCACGCAGGCCACGGTCAGCACCATGACGGTGATCTCGCCGGCCGGCATGCGCTTCAGCGTCTTCGGGGCGATGGAGTGCCAGTCGAAGGTCGCGAAGCAGACCATCACCATGACGGCGACGAGCGCCGCCATCGGAATCTCGGAGACCGCCGGCCCGAAGACGGTGCACAGCACCATGAGGAACACGCCGGCGAGGAAGGTCGACAGCCGCGTCCGGGCCCCCGACACCTTCACGTTGATCATCGTCTGGCCGATCATGGCGCAGCCGCCCATGCCGCCGAAGAACCCGGTGACGATGTTCGCGACGCCCTGACCCACGGACTCGCGGGTCTTGCTCGACCGGGTGTCGGTGATCTCGTCGACGAGCTTCGCCGTCATCAGCGACTCCATGAGCCCGACCACCGCCATGGCCAGCGCGTACGGGGCGACGAGCGTCAGCGTGTCCAAGGTGAACGGCACGTCCGGCAGACCGGGAACGGGCAGCGAGGACGGCAGCGCCCCCTTGTCCCCGACGGTCGGTACGGCGATCCCCGCGGCGACCGTGATGCCGGTGAGGATGACGATGGCCACGAGCGGCGCCGGCACCACCTTCGTGACCTTCGGGAAGAACACCATCAGCGCCAGCCCGCCGGCGAGCAGCGGGTAGACGGCCCACGGCACGTTCCGCAGCTCGGGGACCTGGGCCATGAAGACGAGGATGGCGAGGGAGTTGACGAAGCCGACCATCACCGACCGCGGCACGAACCGGATCAGCTTCGCCACCCCGAGCGCCCCGAGCACGATCTGGAAGACCCCGCCAAGGATCACCGCCGCGATCAGGTACCCGAGCCCGTGCTCACGATTGAGCGGCGCGATCACGAGCGCGACGGCCCCGGTCGCGGCGGAGATCATCGCCGGCCGCCCGCCGACGACCGAGATCACCACGGCCATCGTGAACGAGGAGAACAGCCCGATCGCCGGATCCACCCCGGCGATGACCGAGAAGGAGATCGCCTCGGGTATCAGCGCCAGCGCGACGACCAGACCACCCAGCACCTCGGTCCGCAACAGCTTGGGCGACACCCACGCGGGCCGCGCGGACAGGGGAGCAGGGGAGGAAGACACGGGCACGGACCTCAGGTTCGGCGAGAACACCCGAACCGACGGGCGGGTGCGCGGAGAAAAGTCTCCAGAGACGCAGGAAGGGCCTGACCCGCGATGCGGATCAAGCCCTTGACCTGGTCTTACGAAGTCGGGGTGGCGGGATTTGAACCCACGACCTCTTCGTCCCGAATGAGGTACGGCCGGTCCTGCCACCTCGGACAAGGGCATTTACGCAGGTCACGCTAGCAGTGTCGGCAGGTACGGCGTTGTGTCGACGGGTCTCGGGAAGCCGATCGGCTCCCAGCTGGCTCCCAGCCACCGACGTCGTCGTCACGCCCGTGATCCCTCGTGATCCGCCTGGATGACGGGGGCGCAGCCAA is a window from the Streptomyces sp. NBC_01244 genome containing:
- a CDS encoding metal ABC transporter ATP-binding protein produces the protein MGGLDVRMEGVGCRHGRVEAVTGVDLEIAAGERVALTGTNGSGKTTLLRAVLGLHPQVSGKILVGGRTGDPAWRRRACAWIPQKPAAGRFPLLGGELLASSGDPRAAAEAADRLGVGPLTGRPLHTLSGGQLQRMYLARAIGCVAAGAGVLLADEPTAALDFAGQDEAADVLAALPVTLVVVTHDRALAERCDRVLEMAAGRLREVR
- a CDS encoding DM13 domain-containing protein, with translation MAFLALPAALLLGFGLYWFQPWKLWQDATVHESLPAAAPSAAAPAPTRSPAAPRTLAQGTLISHEHTTTGTAKLIRLPDGSHTLRLENLDTSNGPDLRVWLTDAPVKEGTAGWRVFDDGKYVSLGKLKGNKGDQNYAIPADVNPSDYGSITIWCDRFDVSFGAAALTSA
- a CDS encoding SRPBCC family protein, with protein sequence MTPPETPATPATPATPETPETPATPETPMDTVTLERRIAARPETLFAFLTDREKWLSWMGTDGTFAFEPGGSYRTRVTGENVASGRFLTVRPPERLVFTWGWEEDGTPVGAGSTTVEITLEATARGTLLHLIHSGLPTSEACEAHAEGWQHYVDRLALRAEGGDPGPDPWTRHPAS
- a CDS encoding SulP family inorganic anion transporter — encoded protein: MSSSPAPLSARPAWVSPKLLRTEVLGGLVVALALIPEAISFSVIAGVDPAIGLFSSFTMAVVISVVGGRPAMISAATGAVALVIAPLNREHGLGYLIAAVILGGVFQIVLGALGVAKLIRFVPRSVMVGFVNSLAILVFMAQVPELRNVPWAVYPLLAGGLALMVFFPKVTKVVPAPLVAIVILTGITVAAGIAVPTVGDKGALPSSLPVPGLPDVPFTLDTLTLVAPYALAMAVVGLMESLMTAKLVDEITDTRSSKTRESVGQGVANIVTGFFGGMGGCAMIGQTMINVKVSGARTRLSTFLAGVFLMVLCTVFGPAVSEIPMAALVAVMVMVCFATFDWHSIAPKTLKRMPAGEITVMVLTVACVVATHNLAVGVVAGSVTAMVVFAKRVAHLVNVTTVTDPDGGMVVYSVTGALFFASSNDLVGLFDYAGDPGTVVIDLSGAHIWDASSVAALDAIEERYRRRGKSVEITGLNEDSARMHGTLTGELRAGS